The following are encoded together in the Bacillota bacterium genome:
- a CDS encoding Gfo/Idh/MocA family oxidoreductase: MKKVAVIGEHLIHRYVYPSFFNGFDPELMEKNGGWAADLVRGKTTESIVPGARINYIWCGDRQLAENLAATCFIDNVADRFDEMVDEVDAVMILEDDGNLHLGLARPYIERGKAVFFDKPFACTARDARAIVDLARKYGAKIIAGSALKYSVELNDLLSRVPQDAIKSVYVAGPGQWLNYGVHVVEALQTILGSGAMRVRNVGTEETDLVCVDYQDGRFGILQVSRTICPGFSIVACTKDSAEYVQVQDSYHFYSTLAKAMGKTFVGGEEPFPLERYIETAEILEAGERSLRLGGLPVDLSDLV, from the coding sequence ATGAAAAAAGTAGCAGTTATCGGAGAACACCTGATCCACAGGTATGTATATCCTTCCTTCTTCAATGGCTTTGATCCGGAGCTTATGGAGAAGAACGGTGGATGGGCGGCTGATCTAGTCAGGGGTAAGACAACAGAGAGTATTGTGCCAGGGGCGAGAATCAATTATATCTGGTGTGGCGACCGCCAGCTGGCTGAGAATCTTGCTGCCACATGCTTCATTGACAATGTTGCGGATCGCTTCGACGAAATGGTTGATGAAGTGGATGCTGTCATGATTCTAGAGGATGATGGGAATCTCCATCTGGGCCTTGCGCGTCCTTACATTGAAAGAGGAAAGGCCGTGTTCTTTGACAAACCATTTGCCTGCACTGCCAGGGATGCTCGGGCCATAGTGGATCTGGCCCGGAAATATGGCGCGAAAATTATCGCTGGATCAGCTCTCAAGTATTCAGTAGAGCTCAATGATCTGTTATCCAGGGTTCCGCAGGATGCCATTAAGAGCGTCTATGTGGCTGGCCCTGGTCAATGGTTAAATTATGGTGTCCATGTCGTGGAGGCGCTCCAGACAATCTTGGGATCTGGCGCCATGAGGGTGCGGAATGTTGGAACAGAAGAAACCGACCTGGTGTGTGTAGATTATCAAGATGGTAGATTTGGGATACTTCAGGTGAGCCGGACTATTTGTCCCGGCTTTAGTATCGTTGCCTGCACCAAGGATAGCGCGGAGTATGTGCAGGTTCAAGATTCTTATCACTTCTACTCAACGCTTGCAAAAGCGATGGGCAAGACATTCGTCGGAGGTGAGGAGCCGTTCCCGCTCGAACGCTATATCGAGACAGCGGAGATCCTGGAGGCAGGGGAAAGATCTCTACGGCTAGGAGGCCTCCCAGTGGACCTTTCTGATCTGGTCTAA